TAGTGACAAATCACAAATTTGAAATGTAACCATATGATTAGTCAAATATATTATGGAGTAACAATTATACAGAAAGTCTCACCTTTGACCATTTGCTTAGTGGATCTAAATTGACACCCCTGTTCAACAGGACACCAGCCAAATCCCGTCTACGAGTCTAAATTTAACTCAATGGTTACACACAATTAGTACATGTACATGTCAAACTAGGAAcagattacttaaaaattaaagctATGAGAGGAATCTCACCTTCAAAGTGTTTGTTCGAAGACATATTGGTCGAGGCTTTTCAAAGGCTTCAATAAGTTCCATAAGTTCAACAACCGGGAACATCTATAATTGAgattataaagaaataataaaattgcatacaAATCCAGCTTCCgaaagaacaaaaaataaaataaaataaaaaacaaatacacAAAGATAGCATTTAGAAGTTCGCAAATCACCTCAACTAAAGTTTCAATCATGAAATCATTGTACCCATAGTATGAAGCTAAATCCCTCTGAAGTTGGTCAACATAATCCTTACGTGTGACTCCTTCTTGCCTCAATGACTTCAAATTTGAAAGCACCCGTACAACTGATATTATGATATCCAAATAGAAAAACCAGTAATTACCTTTAGTgcctaaaaataataatcaagtgTGATATTAATGAATATTAATCATAGAACTCACTCTCTTTTACCCTCCTCTGGAGACTGGAGAGATCAGGAGGCCTTTGTGTTTCTTCTTCAAGTTCCTAAGTGTTACACAGGATAAAAGCCATATTAAGTATTGAGTCTCTAAATGTGTACTAAAATACTAAGTAAAAGCAAAATATACCTCACTGGTAGGCAACCTAAATTCATCAGCTTCTTCCCTGATATTGAGCTGCAATTCTGCTTCTCCTTCCTCCTCtaccttttccctttctttgTCAATAATCCTTGCCTTCTTCTCAATATCAGAAACGTCAGAATCGGAGCCTTCATCTGAATCCTCCTCCGCAGCATCATCATAACCTTCATCATCATCGCTGCCTCCGAGAATATCATCCGCCATAGCATCATCTTCAGAATACATATCAGAATCAGATTCACCTCCcagctcttcttcttctccctcgGATGTTTCATGCTCGAGCTCTTCATCAGTTATTTCAGCAGCATCACTGAGGAGATTCTCTTTTTCCACTTTTTTCGACAAGCAAGCTTCGTCCTTCTTCTGCTTCTTCTTCGGGTGAGATTTTTGTACTCCCCTACTGCTTCCCTTGCTAAGCTTCGGAGCAGCCATTGAAACTCGGCAGAAAGACAGTAATCACTCAATGCCTATAGAGCAAGAAGAAAAGAGGTGCAATGCCTTCGTGCGGCTTAttaagggtttagggtttttctTCAGAATCGCACATTATTTAGGGCATCCCAGGTTGTGGTTTATTCAGGGGAAAAAAATGGCTAGAGGTTTTCTAACTAATTAGCacttgtttccaaaaaaaaaaaaaaaaacctaattagTACTTTGTTCTTTTATCGTTAATAAATTgaagttggttttttttttaaacaaaaaaatctattacaaaattattttttataaaatattaattatgataataattattatttatattaaaatttagggaaaatggcatctttagtccctgagttataggggtagtgtagactcagtccctaagttatggctgtatgcgagtttagtccctcagttattcacaaagtggcgagtttagtccctggacattaaatttgacgaaaaaattaaaaaatattcaaaatttgaggggtaaaataggaaattcacattttattattcttcttatatcaaaatcacttttacaacattattttttcacttcttagcctaattatttttattatttttcatttttaaaagcattttaataactttcaaatgacttgttaggaacctgactctcgtataacaaacttaaaacttagcacaaataaagaaatgcattatcattgtatttaggtgtatgaaacacactatcctaacaagtttttatttttttactaagcaacaaatgtaataaaattaaaacttttgagatttttttacacactatcctatctcaaaagttttaattttattacatttgttgcttagtaaaaaaataaaaacttgttaggacagtgtgtttcatacacctaaatacaatgatcatgcatttctttatttgtgctaaattTTAAGTATGTTATaaggttcctaacaagttatttgaaagttattaaaatgcttttaaaaatgaaaaatattgaaaataattaggctaagaagtgaaaaaataatgttgtaaaagtggttttgatataagaagaataataaaatgtgaatttcctattttacccttcaaattttgaatattttttaattttttcgtcaaatttaatgttcagggactaaactcgccactttgtgaataactgagggactaaactcgcatacagccataacttagggactgagtctacactacccctataacttagggactaaagatgccattttccctaaaatttataatagttgTAAATATTGTCAAAGACTtcgtggtctagtggcacccggtgtcccggccTCAGtccttcagtaagttgagaaagtaactatgaacagataatacattgtaacagaatcactAGCACTTAAAtaaagatttttattgtttagttcAGATCCAACTCATATTTAATTAGacattgataaatgtaataattttaaactaaataaattgataaagCCAAACACCTAGCTTGTGTTCATATGACACATCTTTGACTCTCTAAGGTATTGACTATTTGGACTGCAACTCACAGAATCGAAATTGATACTACCTTATAATAAAGTCAATAgcactcaaaaaataaattaataaacataaattagttattttattttatatttcttgAGTTACGGATCGGgtaacaatttttattattttgtttggtttaacttagggatggcaattcaacccGCCCCTGACGGGAAAAACCGATCCCCGCCCCGACGGGGGCGGGTTCGGGGAATTATTTCGGggaacgggggcggggatggggaaaaATTCCTAATCCCCGCGGGGGAACGGGGACGGAGACGGGGGACGGGGAGGGTATTCCCCGCCCCGACCTCGACCCCAATCCCCGCCCCGTCCTCGATTCcccgtatattattatattatattatatattatttatatacaaagtatataagaaattaaaagttaaaatcctagaagttcatttgttttgttatgtacttatatttggactttgaaggagtttgaaacaatttaaagtgtttgggcattttatgattatgtatttttgtttgaaatttgaaactttggatatttatagtaattttagagtttagatattttaatttaattgatttatgtatgttgaatttggactttgtttaaggattcaatgcttagtttctttttaataatattaattttttttaatttacatccccgtccccgaaaaatCCCCGCTGGGGAacggggcggggacggggaatggggagggatttcggggacggggaccccattccccgcccccgccccaccccgttgacatccctagtttaacccaatatatatttttatacaataaatctaaattaaagaaattaaatttaaaaaaactaaatgttTTGGCTAGGTGTCGAGTCATaccaatattttttattgtttggcgATTGGCACAACCTGATCAAACCTATATTTTAACCATACTAATTCAATCTAGTTTAAGTAATAACTAGATAACTAATGGCTGGCCCCACCCTCATTTGATTGACGAGAGAAATCCGCAACCACCACTTAAGAGTATGAGGGTGTTCATTAGATAAGTCTCACTTCGTGACTCTAGCTGACAAATtatcacaatgaggtaaactaaCATATGTTGTCAGATataagtcaaacttgtaacattgtggttaACCCGTCAACAgtttgaccaacttggttggggttgccCTCATCCCCGTTTGGCACCACTCAAACGAGAGAGAGAATTGAGTATGCTGtaagaatttgaaaaaaatgtcttgtaaaaattttgaaagatatttttcatcaaaatgaGTTACTTTTATTTTGATCAAAATGAGAATTTTTCGTTGACTTCATTTTTCGTTGATTGCTAAAGatcgaaaaatttaaaaagtaacttttgagaggttttttttttttttttctttcaaataaactgttaatataattttttttgtatttcatTGTTTAAAATGGTCAATGATGTATCAATTTTACCTAATCAGAATAAATTAGCTACTATCTactgttttttttaaagtataaacAACTTTAACgattcaatttagtcatttttgtgttttaaaaatgtcatttgcatttcttttcttttaccgACTCAGATTAATTAACTACTAatcccttttaaaaaaaaaacctactaaATGAGTGTCTGACCCTCCCAATCACTCATACACACAAGTTGCGTAATAAATGAGTGTTGGACCTTCAAATGACACTTTGAATCAATGTATATTCACTATGTACAGAGATCAGCGAACATACTTGCTCATACACTAGCTAGAGCAGTGTGCTCCCACTCTGGTCCATTTATTTGGTTTTCCTCTTGTCCCGAATGtattaaacatttaatttaatagttttaatatagcttattttagttttttttttaattaaaaaaaacaagatttttaatgtaaaattagttgtttataaTTAACggctaacatatatatatatatatatatatatatatatatatatatatatatatatatatattaaaaatgtgtgtactttataaaaaattatacatgtttctataatttttaatgtaaaaataatCGTTACTttatagaaagatgtttggtaaattagttgttaattgcaaaataactttttcaaaaagctGAACAACTTTTTAAGTTTTAGCATTTTTAagcaataattttatatatatatatatatatatatctatatatactgGAAGGGGGACATCCGGATATATGCATAGCTAACTATTTCTATTGCTAGACCAAAACCTCCATTGTGGATAgccatttttgtatttttaagcaataattagttgttacaaaaagctaattaatcaaacgcatatattggttgtttaaccaagttaaacaattaatagtggtcaaataagctaaaattgactgataaactaactatattaccaaatatgacatttaatattttaatcaagtcaaacattTTATATGATCAAGCAACTAAATATAATGTCAATCCAAAAAGTTATTTACTCAACAATGACAACCCTTACGTCTTTGTCAAGTTATCATTTATCACCATAGAGATATGAGACAAAATGGCACAAAACATCTGCTATAGTTATGATTATTGTTACACAATCAATCACGGTTATTGAAACAAATTCCTTGACCACTTTGACGGTATATTTTTACTCATACATAAATGACACCACCACGTAACTGATGACTAAACCTTGAAAGAAATTGGGTTTAATGAAGGTTGGGTAACAAACATTATGTTGAAACTTTTAGGTTGAATGTTCTATGTAATGAGAAAAAGTTCTAGTGGATTCGGCGTAGCAAGGAGATTTGTCAAAGTGACGTAATATATTCTTATCTCTTTGTTACGTGTATAAAACGGCTCATTTACATTATCAAAAAAGATGTAGATAGTGACCTATAAAAAGGAATATAATCCAATTCATTATGGatttgtaaaattaaaagaaaaatgaaatgcaAATCTCATATCAAATACAATGTTAACActacaaatttacaataatattatttatatttattgattattcaTAAGTCATAAAGAATTAAAGAACTTAGcattatttaaattagtttgaatatcaaaattatcattGACCCACTTTATAGTGCCATGGACATTGTCAGGATATTATGGGCTGAGACTCGAAGTTTTGTCAGCATGTGTCAGCAGGTAAATGAAGCATATCTTTACAGACTAATATGCTTATTAATAATTCGAATTTCATCACAAGATGAGTGCTACAAGAACTGTCTTCCCGTAAGGTTTGCAACTTTTTTTCTCATCTCTACAGGTTTAAGTCCTTTTACATACACAATTTTCCTTCCTAGCTCACGTAGTTAATAAAAATgcacattattttatatttatcctCAACCACCCCTCACATTGGATCTGATTATTTGATAGTACTCTTTAATTGGAGTGTTATAGTTTATCTGTACTTAAaagctaaaataaaattatgtttattGAATAGGgaaataaagaaagagaatATATTTTCATCCTTGAAGATAGAGAATTGCTTTGTAAATTCATGATTAAAGTTACAACTTGATATCATCGTATGTCTTAAATGCATTAGGGGGAGTGAATGACACACTGGTGCACATAAACGTTTATGTAAGGATGCATAATGTTGAAAGAATTACCTATCGATACACACttgcttatatatttatttatttattgatgagctcttaattatgttatagaatggatatataaatatgatttgcACTATTGCTGATAATGCAAGTTCCAAAGAGGAgctatgaaaatttattttgtaaattgttggctcaaatttgtttaaatttgaaaaatatcttaCGAGAAGTAAAGATTTTATGAAAACAACAAAGTTCTTAAAAGATTTAAGAATTAGGAAATATTTTAGAAGATTTAAAGAAAATGGTATCCGACAAGGTGACCCCTATCTCCGTATTTTTTCATTATCTGTGCGGAAGGGTTATCTGTGCTCCTACAACGGGCTGAGGCTTGGGGGGATATTCACGGCATCAAGATTGCTCGTGGGGCTCCTTCTGTCTCACATCTGTTGTTTGCGGATGACAGTTTACTGTTTTTTAAGGCTACCCAGCAGCAAGTACTTAAGGTTAAAGATTGTTTGGAGGAATATTGTGCAGCATCGGGGCAAGCTGTTAATTATACTAAGTCCAGCGCGATGTTTAGTACAAACACAAGTGCGGATATGCGTGACTTTGTAGCTGAATGTATGGGAGTACGTGTGACTGAGGATCTGGGGCGATACCTTGGCTTTCCATCTGTGTTGGGCAAGAATAAAACTGCCATCTTCCGGTTTATTGAGCAAAGGGTTCGTGAGCGAATAGGTGGCTGGCAACAAAAACTTATCTCAAAGGCAGGTCGGGAAGTATTAATTAAAAGCATCGCTCATTCCTTACCAATCTTTACTATGTCTGTTTATTTACTCCCGGGGCATACCTGCAATGCAATTGAAAAGACTTTGAACAGATATTGGTGGAGTGGAGGTGATCGCCAGAAGGGTATACATGGGCTCAGCTGGTCTCGTTTGAGTGCGCCAAAAACGTGTGGAGGTTTGGGGTTTAAAAAGATCCGTGAATTCAATATTGCTTTGTTAGCTAAGCAGGGATGGCGATTGTTGACTACTCCATCATCGTTAGTCGGTCGTCTCCTGAAGGCAAAATATTTTCCTAGCTGTGACTTCTTGGATGCTCAAATTGGCAATAACCCGAGTTATATCTGGCGAAGTATACTAGCAGGGCAAGAACTCCTTAAATCAGGGTGGTCCGTACAATTGGCGACGGAAAAGACACAAGAATTTGGGGATGGCCTAGGTTATCTGACATGGATAATCCTACTCTTCGCACCCTAGGAGTTACTGAACTTTATGATGCTACAGTTAGTTCTTTGCTTGATGAGCAAGGTAAATGGGACTTAGAGATTTTACATGATCTGTTTAAACCTGAAGATGTTCCTAGAATCCTTGCAACTCCCATTTCGCTTGCGCTATCTGATTCTTGGAGATGGAGAAGGGATATTAGAGGTGTCTACACGGTCAAACATGGTTACCAACTGCTTACAAATCAGCGCATGGATGTTGGCCAGACTGCTGCTTTCTCTGCTTGGGATAAACTTTGGAAACTCCCAGTTTCGCCAAAGGTTAAAAACTTCCTTTGGAGGTGTGCTCGTAACATCGTTCCGGTTCGGGAAGTTCTTAAGCAGAGGCATGTGTGGATCGGTGGGGGGCTGCGCTTTATGCGCTAGTATGGAAGAGACCACTGAACATTTATTCTGTTCGTGCCCTTTTGCATGTCAAGTTTGGGGTGAAAATGATGTCTCCCAGGGGAAAACTATGCCTGAGTTCATGCAATCTGTGTTGTGCTCTGCGGATGGGACTTATGTTGTGCGTATGGCTGCTGTTTGTTGGGTATTGTGGTTGGTTCGAAATGGAATTGTGTGGCAGAATGAGGTTAGAACAGTGGATAGTGTTTCCATGCAAATCCAACGGTTGCAACTCAGCTGGAAGGAGGCTTATACTAAGTCTAATTTAAATGTTCATAATGATATTCCCACTGCTTGGACCCCCCCTCAGAATGACTTTCTTAAATGTAATGTTGACGCAGCAATATTTGATGATGGTGCAAGTTATGGTGCAGTGCTGCGGGATCaccaaggttttttttttttttgtggctgTGAAGGCTGATCGACTAATGACTACGCGTGACCCTCTTATGGCAGAAGCATTAGCGGTCAAGGAAGCTCTGACTTGGCTCAAAGATTCTCGCCACTCTAGTGTCATTATCGAAACagattgtttaaattttgtgCTTGCTTTTCATTCTCGTTCTGTTGATTTTTCCGATGTGGGTTATTTAGTTAAGCATTGCCGATCTTTGCTAGTGACATTGGGAACGTTTCAGTTCGCCATGTCAAGAGGTTAGCGAATCAGGTGGCTCACGTGCTTGCACGGGCAATTGGTTCATCGTTTGGCCTGGGTTCGTGGTTTTCTATTCCGCCTGGTTGTATTTCTGAATATTTGATTCTTTAATGATATTTCATCCtcgtttattttcaaaaaaaaaaaaatggtatgaATTAACTTTCATTCTTTTTCATGACTATAGGAGTATATGTGCAAATGAATATGAAGAAATATGGAATTTGATTTGTCATTAATGTGATTTATATAAGTTGTGATGAATGGTACAATAATCACATTAATAGTTACATATGACATTTGATggttaacttttaaaatgataatgaaTACAAATAGCGTGAATTACTCCAATTTTTTCTAATATGAATATTGAACACTCATACCACCTCAAAATTTTCATGACCATATATGCAAATGAAtatggaaaaatataaaaattagtaTATGGATACTATTCTCATGAAATGAGATTTATACATGCTATATGCTTATCATAGTCTTAATGAACTCCACCACTAtcatgaacagatactacatcaCATctaagactcgaacccactcacaTCATACATGTAGGAGTGTAAATCAGGACACcaagtgccactaaaccacaaggtctttggttaTCTCTTTTGATATATTACCTAATAATTTGTATGATCATATATTTCGTACATCATATTTAGTTTATATTAGGGGTGGGCAAAACGGTTTGGGTtacccgaaccgaaccgaaaaaccgaCCGGCCCATGTTTTACAagaaaaccgaaccgaaccgaaccgaaaaaccgaacgaatttttacttaaatataaatatatattatatataattaataaataactatatctatatatatattttataatatatatatatatatatatatatatatatatatatatatatataattgggaaTTCAATCCATTCCAGTAACTGGAATGAATTGAATtccaaattataaatatataatttatgaattCAATTAACTGGAATGATTTTCCAATTCTGGAAATTCGTTCCAGTAAACTGGAATGAAAATTCCAGTTCTGGAATTTTAattctagttttatttttttattttaatttgtttgaattgttaatttgttatgttggtatttaatatttagatattagattttggatttgggttatctgatgtttcatgcatagttattacaGTGTCCTGTTAAGTCACAGCGCCCCCGACCGCTTTGTCTTCTAGGAAATGTTGAAATCCGGGGGCcgtaaaccgaaccgaagttatccgaaccgaaaccgaaccgaaccttAATGCTAAACCGAATGGTTTGATCttttttaaaaccgaaaaaccgaaccgaagacCGAAACGCCCACCCCTAGTTTATATAGTATTATAATGAGTTTATTTGGCATACATAGCTAAAAGCTATTAAATaactacaaattgaaaagtttagggaaaaaaaaaaagtaaggaTTACTGAGTATTGAAGTTAGGTGATTA
This region of Ipomoea triloba cultivar NCNSP0323 chromosome 15, ASM357664v1 genomic DNA includes:
- the LOC116005896 gene encoding uncharacterized protein LOC116005896, yielding MRDFVAECMGVRVTEDLGRYLGFPSVLGKNKTAIFRFIEQRVRERIGGWQQKLISKAGREVLIKSIAHSLPIFTMSVYLLPGHTCNAIEKTLNRYWWSGGDRQKGIHGLSWSRLSAPKTCGGLGFKKIREFNIALLAKQGWRLLTTPSSLVGRLLKAKYFPSCDFLDAQIGNNPSYIWRRVTELYDATVSSLLDEQGKWDLEILHDLFKPEDVPRILATPISLALSDSWRWRRDIRGVYTVKHGYQLLTNQRMDVGQTAAFSAWDKLWKLPVSPKVKNFLWRCARNIVPVREVLKQRHVWIGGGLRFMR